Proteins found in one Channa argus isolate prfri chromosome 7, Channa argus male v1.0, whole genome shotgun sequence genomic segment:
- the lyplal1 gene encoding lysophospholipase-like protein 1, protein MEIYNTFELQSLARVDCSCPNSSDFLLAVVMAAVRKLQLCAVSPTGKHSASVIFLHGSGDTGQGLRAWVRDVLVPDLAFSHIRVIYPTAPARPYTPMRGALSTVWFDRYKISQDCPEHLESIDAMCSTLNSIIQEEVNAGIPKHRMLIGGFSMGGAMALHLACRYNPDVAGVFALSSFLNKDSVTYQAVEERRRAGLPIPELFQCHGTSDELVLHQWGEDTSLLLRSAGMNTTFHSLPGLYHQLSQPEMELLRSWILNKLPTSNTFS, encoded by the exons atggaAATCTACAACACATTCGAACTACAAAGTCTCGCGAGGGTTGACTGTTCGTGTCCGAACTCCAGTGATTTCCTCCTAGCTGTCGTCATGGCTGCCGTGAGGAAGCTTCAGCTGTGTGCCGTATCTCCGACGGGGAAACACTCCGCCTCGGTTATTTTCCTACACGGTTCAG gGGACACTGGACAGGGACTCAGAGCCTGGGTCCGAGATGTCCTGGTGCCAGATCTGGCCTTCAGCCACATCCGAGTTATTTACCCCACGGCTCCAGCTAG GCCTTATACACCCATGAGAGGGGCCCTGTCCACTGTCTGGTTTGACCGCTACAAGATCTCACAGGACTGCCCAGAACACCTAGAGTCCATAGATGCCATGTGCAGCACCTTAAATTCCATCATTCAGGAAGAAGTTAATGCTGGGATCCCGAAACACAGGATGCTCATTG gTGGATTCTCAATGGGTGGAGCCATGGCCCTCCACTTGGCATGTCGGTACAATCCTGATGTAGCAGGGGTTTTTGCACTGTCCAGTTTTCTCAACAAGGACTCTGTCACTTATCAG GCAGTAGAGGAGCGGCGCAGGGCAGGACTCCCCATCCCTGAGTTGTTCCAGTGCCATGGGACCAGTGACGAGCTGGTGCTCCATCAGTGGGGAGAGGACACATCATTGCTGCTAAGGTCAGCTGGCATGAACACTACTTTCCACTCCCTCCCAGGCCTGTACCACCAGCTTTCTCAACCCGAAATGGAACTCCTGAGAAGCTGGATCCTCAACAAGCTCCCCACCAGCAACACGTTCTCCTGA